In Alphaproteobacteria bacterium US3C007, one genomic interval encodes:
- a CDS encoding ABC transporter ATP-binding protein/permease, whose protein sequence is MSPSIKSDRELNQEEKRSALRTIRRVGPYLWPRDNSAVKTRLIVSMLLLVLAKLISAGTPFLYGYTVDSLVSPDASLFVIGAIGLIVAYGLARVLSNGFQQLRDVVFAPVAQRALRSLALETFQHIHNLSMRYHITRRTGGLSRIIERGVKGVEFLLRYLVFSIGPLALELVLLSVFLLWKLDLWYVLVLFGTIAVYVWFTFKVTEYRVKLRREMNEQDTDAAQKAIDSLLNFETVKYFGAEAREAKRYDAAMAGYEAAALKTSYSLAALNFGQALLITAGLTIVMVMAGLQVRAGALTVGDFVMVNAVMIQITMPLNFLGTVYREIRQALVDMGQMFDLLEQPKEITTKPGAPDLKVTGGNISLRNIAFSYEAGRQILRDVSLDIPAGQTVAIVGSSGSGKSTIGRLLFRFYDVTGGALSIDNQDVRDVTQSSLQNAIGVVPQDTVLFNDTILYNIAYGRDGASRADVEQAARDAQIHAFIQSLPEGYDTVVGERGLKLSGGEKQRVGIARTLLKNPPILLLDEATSALDSETEHEIQGALAQAGLGRTVIVIAHRLSTVAEADMIVVLENGVVVETGRHEALLAKAGRYYDLWMLQSAEQDSDQRAQA, encoded by the coding sequence ATGTCACCCAGCATAAAATCTGACCGAGAGCTTAATCAGGAAGAAAAGCGCTCGGCTCTGCGCACCATCCGGCGCGTCGGCCCCTATCTGTGGCCGCGGGATAATTCAGCGGTTAAAACCCGCTTAATCGTATCGATGCTGTTGCTGGTGCTGGCAAAGCTCATTTCGGCTGGAACGCCTTTTTTATATGGATATACGGTTGATAGTCTGGTGTCGCCCGACGCGTCCTTATTCGTGATTGGTGCGATTGGATTGATTGTTGCTTATGGACTGGCGCGGGTGCTTAGCAATGGCTTTCAGCAATTGCGCGATGTGGTATTTGCCCCGGTTGCGCAGCGCGCGCTGCGCTCATTGGCGCTGGAAACATTTCAGCATATTCACAATCTGTCGATGCGCTATCATATCACGCGGCGCACGGGTGGCCTTAGCCGGATTATCGAACGGGGTGTCAAGGGCGTTGAGTTTCTGCTGCGCTATTTGGTGTTTTCAATCGGTCCCTTGGCGTTAGAGCTGGTTTTACTTTCGGTCTTTTTGCTGTGGAAACTGGATTTATGGTATGTTTTGGTGCTGTTCGGCACGATTGCGGTCTATGTTTGGTTTACCTTTAAAGTCACCGAATACAGGGTGAAATTGCGCCGAGAAATGAACGAACAGGATACAGATGCGGCGCAAAAAGCCATCGACAGCCTGTTGAATTTTGAAACTGTTAAATATTTTGGCGCCGAAGCGCGCGAGGCAAAACGCTATGATGCGGCGATGGCCGGCTATGAAGCCGCTGCGTTGAAAACCAGTTATTCGCTGGCGGCGTTGAATTTTGGTCAAGCGCTTCTGATCACGGCTGGATTGACGATTGTGATGGTGATGGCGGGCTTACAAGTGCGCGCTGGTGCGCTCACCGTGGGTGATTTTGTGATGGTCAATGCGGTGATGATCCAAATCACCATGCCGTTGAATTTCTTGGGCACAGTGTATCGGGAAATACGTCAGGCCTTGGTCGATATGGGCCAGATGTTTGATCTTTTAGAGCAACCAAAAGAAATCACCACGAAGCCGGGAGCACCTGATCTGAAGGTCACCGGGGGCAACATTTCGCTGCGCAATATCGCATTTTCATATGAAGCGGGTCGGCAAATTTTGCGCGATGTGTCGCTCGATATTCCAGCCGGTCAGACCGTTGCAATCGTGGGCTCATCCGGATCGGGAAAATCAACCATTGGACGACTTTTATTTCGGTTTTACGATGTCACGGGGGGGGCGCTCAGCATCGACAATCAAGATGTGCGCGATGTGACGCAAAGCAGTTTGCAAAACGCGATCGGAGTGGTGCCGCAAGACACGGTGCTGTTCAATGATACAATTCTATACAACATCGCCTATGGGCGCGATGGGGCCAGCCGCGCGGATGTAGAGCAGGCCGCTCGCGATGCCCAGATTCACGCGTTTATCCAATCTTTGCCCGAGGGGTATGATACCGTTGTAGGAGAGCGCGGGCTGAAGCTGTCGGGCGGTGAAAAGCAACGGGTAGGGATCGCGCGTACGCTTTTGAAAAACCCTCCTATTTTATTGTTGGATGAAGCCACAAGCGCGTTAGACAGCGAGACTGAGCATGAAATTCAAGGCGCTTTGGCGCAAGCGGGCCTTGGACGCACGGTGATTGTGATTGCGCATCGTCTGTCAACCGTCGCCGAAGCCGATATGATTGTTGTGCTCGAGAATGGGGTGGTTGTTGAAACCGGCAGGCATGAGGCATTGCTTGCCAAAGCCGGCCGCTATTATGATTTATGGATGTTGCAAAGCGCTGAGCAAGACAGCGATCAACGCGCCCAAGCGTGA
- a CDS encoding LysM peptidoglycan-binding domain-containing protein: MQENTSRARLPAWIFFALAMIAVIGFVVFQQNRPSDVPPEASVQPPEQPVNKAIEAVKDPAAQSEEIADAPEKQAIDTDETPPGTESALESGALAGSDSLVDQSQAEAANDSPTDLTPAQSKAEIAAEETRATESTKAPEATGEEAEGAAEEGAAAGEAEALQPTGAAGSQTGAAKTAIDDAATEPENLQKRPAAEGTNQAEAPVTQPAAEDVGATISAQTRQETAQAATEEAADLPAKEKKPLARMPQIETIRIEADGAVLIAGLVDPNQAVDVLVNDVALLTLYADGSGNFAGFFDLPYSSELRVIRLRVGTAEAYVFSDQDVLVLPTQIAAPLPEAIETPDEADIELAENAEAPPEATASEQSQANETLQGGLDLSGLSTKSSSAASAVEGQDNDNQSASEGETTESARADLESPEVQKPADKPNAKAAETPKIVDAEPEETASAQPLSEAPAKSSADPAAPPKVLIADKDGVRVVQSDDSLDQDAIALDAISYDEDGQVMLSGRSNPMAYLRIYLDNAPVLLVRPDDDGNWKTLLSNVDPGVYTLRIDQVNAAGKVISRLETPFKKESPQKLLTHLQDTKTEARINVVTVQPGYTLWAIARKRYGRGILYVRVFEANRDKIRDPDLIYPGQVFDLPD; encoded by the coding sequence ATGCAAGAAAACACGTCGCGCGCCAGGCTGCCTGCTTGGATTTTTTTCGCTTTGGCCATGATTGCGGTTATCGGATTTGTGGTTTTTCAACAAAATCGCCCGTCTGACGTACCGCCAGAGGCGTCTGTGCAGCCGCCTGAGCAGCCTGTGAACAAGGCGATTGAGGCGGTGAAGGATCCCGCAGCACAATCCGAAGAAATAGCGGATGCACCTGAGAAACAAGCTATAGATACGGATGAAACGCCACCAGGAACAGAATCGGCGCTCGAAAGTGGCGCCCTTGCGGGCAGCGACAGCTTGGTCGATCAATCGCAGGCTGAGGCAGCCAACGATTCGCCGACAGATCTAACGCCCGCGCAATCCAAAGCTGAAATCGCTGCGGAAGAGACGCGGGCTACAGAATCAACCAAAGCGCCAGAGGCCACCGGAGAAGAGGCGGAGGGTGCTGCCGAAGAAGGTGCCGCTGCTGGTGAAGCTGAGGCGCTCCAACCGACCGGCGCGGCTGGATCACAAACTGGCGCGGCGAAAACCGCCATTGATGATGCGGCAACCGAACCTGAGAATCTGCAAAAGCGACCCGCGGCAGAAGGTACAAATCAAGCAGAGGCGCCCGTCACACAGCCTGCCGCTGAAGACGTGGGTGCGACAATATCCGCTCAGACGCGCCAAGAGACCGCGCAAGCCGCCACCGAAGAGGCGGCAGACTTGCCGGCGAAAGAGAAAAAACCCTTGGCTAGGATGCCCCAAATTGAAACCATTCGGATTGAGGCAGATGGTGCCGTTTTGATCGCCGGTTTGGTCGACCCCAATCAAGCCGTTGATGTGCTGGTCAATGATGTCGCGCTACTCACGCTTTACGCAGATGGATCTGGGAATTTTGCAGGTTTTTTTGATTTGCCCTATAGCAGTGAACTGCGCGTCATTCGGCTGCGCGTTGGGACCGCTGAGGCCTATGTGTTTTCCGATCAAGATGTTTTGGTCTTGCCCACGCAGATTGCCGCGCCGTTGCCAGAGGCGATCGAAACACCTGATGAAGCGGACATCGAGCTTGCCGAAAACGCAGAGGCACCCCCTGAGGCGACCGCATCCGAGCAGAGCCAGGCAAATGAGACGTTGCAAGGCGGTTTAGATCTCAGCGGCCTATCAACCAAAAGCAGCAGCGCGGCGTCCGCCGTAGAGGGTCAGGACAACGATAACCAAAGCGCCTCGGAAGGCGAAACGACCGAAAGCGCGCGCGCCGATCTCGAAAGCCCCGAGGTGCAAAAACCCGCTGACAAACCCAACGCAAAGGCTGCGGAAACGCCAAAAATTGTAGATGCTGAGCCTGAAGAAACTGCGTCTGCGCAACCCCTATCTGAGGCTCCGGCCAAAAGCTCGGCGGATCCCGCTGCGCCGCCCAAAGTTTTAATCGCGGATAAAGACGGCGTTCGTGTTGTACAATCCGATGATAGCCTTGACCAAGACGCCATCGCTTTGGATGCGATCAGCTATGATGAGGATGGCCAAGTTATGCTGTCTGGTCGCAGCAACCCGATGGCTTATCTAAGGATTTATCTTGATAACGCACCGGTTCTTTTGGTGCGCCCGGATGATGATGGCAACTGGAAAACCTTGCTCAGCAACGTTGATCCGGGGGTTTATACGCTGCGTATTGATCAGGTGAATGCGGCGGGTAAAGTGATTTCGCGACTTGAAACACCTTTCAAAAAGGAAAGCCCGCAAAAGCTTCTTACCCATCTCCAAGACACCAAAACCGAGGCGCGGATAAATGTGGTTACGGTGCAGCCTGGATATACGCTTTGGGCGATAGCGCGCAAACGTTATGGGCGGGGGATTTTATACGTGCGGGTGTTTGAAGCCAATCGTGATAAGATCCGTGATCCTGATTTGATCTATCCGGGGCAGGTCTTTGATCTCCCCGATTAA
- the rarD gene encoding EamA family transporter RarD, whose protein sequence is MNRTAQGILAILAACVIWGLSPLYYNLLTMVPPLELLAQRTLWSFLFFALVLGLQGRFSALIHALGNRGHVITLFAAACAIAVNWYFFIYSVQINRVSEASLGYFIFPLVAVVFGLIVFKEKLSALQWVAVALAVFAVLILTYGLGVAPWLALVLSLSFGTYSVLKKRLDLSPVISVTLEVMLLLPLTVPYLLIQNWPIQDSTDSWQIWFLLMGSGPLTATPLILFSYATRRISMSTVGIMQYINPSIQFLVALLIFAEPMTDWHFGAFSIIWVAVVIYSWSGFSARNAAK, encoded by the coding sequence GCATTCTTGCTATTCTGGCGGCCTGCGTGATTTGGGGGCTCTCGCCTTTGTATTACAACTTGCTGACGATGGTGCCGCCGCTTGAATTGCTGGCGCAGCGCACCCTGTGGTCTTTTTTGTTTTTTGCTTTGGTTTTGGGGCTGCAGGGCCGGTTTTCTGCGTTAATCCATGCGCTTGGCAACCGAGGGCATGTGATCACTTTATTCGCCGCAGCCTGTGCCATTGCCGTGAACTGGTATTTTTTCATCTATTCGGTCCAGATCAATCGCGTCAGCGAGGCAAGTTTGGGTTATTTTATTTTCCCCTTAGTCGCTGTGGTTTTTGGCTTGATTGTTTTCAAGGAAAAGCTCTCTGCCCTGCAATGGGTTGCCGTGGCGCTTGCGGTATTTGCCGTGTTGATTTTGACCTATGGTTTGGGGGTCGCGCCTTGGTTGGCCTTGGTTTTATCGCTGAGCTTTGGAACCTATTCGGTTTTGAAAAAGCGCTTGGATTTATCGCCTGTGATCAGCGTCACGCTTGAGGTGATGCTGCTCTTGCCGCTGACGGTGCCCTATCTGCTGATCCAAAATTGGCCCATTCAAGACAGCACTGATAGTTGGCAGATATGGTTTTTATTGATGGGCTCCGGCCCGCTGACCGCAACGCCCTTGATCTTGTTTTCCTATGCAACGCGCCGGATTTCTATGTCGACCGTTGGGATCATGCAGTACATCAATCCCAGCATTCAGTTTTTGGTAGCTTTACTGATCTTTGCCGAGCCTATGACGGATTGGCATTTTGGGGCGTTTTCGATCATTTGGGTTGCCGTGGTGATTTATAGCTGGTCGGGGTTTTCGGCGCGCAACGCTGCCAAATAA
- a CDS encoding TIGR00730 family Rossman fold protein: MQCFSVCVYCGSRRGAKPIYAQEASALGTGLAERGWRLVYGAGDVGLMGNVARAAQAAGGETFGVIPTHLLQLEVGKQDLSSFIVTENMHERKKVMFMNCDAVVLMPGGAGSLDEFFEVLTWRQLGLHSKPVIILNVAGYWDPLLKLAEHFIAEEFADPSIRDFYTVQTTATDVLAYLAALRAENPDQL, from the coding sequence ATGCAATGCTTTTCAGTCTGTGTATACTGCGGCTCGCGCCGCGGTGCGAAGCCGATTTATGCCCAAGAGGCCAGCGCTTTGGGCACCGGGCTTGCAGAGCGGGGCTGGAGACTGGTCTATGGTGCTGGCGATGTTGGCTTGATGGGCAATGTTGCCCGCGCCGCACAAGCCGCAGGTGGCGAAACCTTTGGGGTGATTCCAACGCATCTTTTGCAGCTTGAAGTCGGCAAACAAGATCTCAGCAGCTTTATTGTCACCGAAAATATGCATGAACGTAAAAAAGTGATGTTCATGAATTGCGATGCTGTGGTGCTTATGCCCGGCGGCGCAGGCTCGCTTGATGAATTTTTTGAAGTTCTGACATGGCGTCAATTGGGGCTGCACAGCAAACCCGTTATCATCCTGAACGTGGCTGGCTATTGGGATCCGCTTTTAAAATTGGCCGAGCATTTTATCGCAGAAGAATTTGCAGATCCCAGCATTCGCGATTTTTACACGGTGCAGACTACCGCAACAGACGTTTTGGCTTATTTGGCAGCGTTGCGCGCCGAAAACCCCGACCAGCTATAA